One segment of Syngnathus typhle isolate RoL2023-S1 ecotype Sweden linkage group LG9, RoL_Styp_1.0, whole genome shotgun sequence DNA contains the following:
- the LOC133159375 gene encoding TRAF3-interacting protein 1-like: protein MATMHSQIIKKTQSTLGKVIKKPALTDKLLSKPPFRYLHDIFSEIIRTTGFMKGLYKDNELKSECIKDKEMKMAFLQKAIDVVVLVTGEPLALRPAHIVAGHEPEKTNEFLQTVAKCCLNKLSSKEAVRKVLAGERLDVRARESTLKSQDKDVAEGRQEKTTTERSESRVEEEPEPHGEPERQRRDGEREQRDAKEHRRREQELAKDGEQEDKSRHQDNAQSNEKDKGQGNKTSEKEKVKESERHKAASRTESPTRTSSAKGQRRKNKFGDESDGEGGEATIQRKDAEHGPTPPNNQSGDVAGSSLSPDVASSNSRAAPRPGSARPAPPRVKTQESLVEGLPPERLSSAKSSVIGEGKKLSDDEDEEDEQFLVAEAAPESVDAPEKDCAQDLSSEANHGGLVKKILETKKDYEPSASSNKSKEKLMSEEARRKEEDLVTREVERLRASIQSVCQSALPLGKIMDYVQEDMDAMQAELQSWRKENKEHAQALLQQNKVTEQAVEPLKAELGELDQQMKDYQDMICAVRSNILTNEENIQKKLAAIISSRS from the exons ATGGCCACCATGCacagccaaataatcaaaaaGACACAAAGCACACTGGGCAAAGTGATAAAGAAACCGGCTCTCACTGATAAACTGCTGAGCAAACCGCCGTTTCGATACCTGCACGACATCTTCTCTGAG ATCATCAGGACCACTGGCTTTATGAAAGGCTTGTACAAAGACAATGAATTGAAGTCAGAATGTATCAAG GACAAGGAGATGAAGATGGCGTTCCTCCAGAAAGCCATCGATGTTGTGGTGCTGGTCACTGGAGAACCCCTTGCGCTCAGACCGGCGCATATCGTCGCCGGTCATGAGCCCGAGAAGACCAACGAGTTCCTGCAGACCGTTGCCAAGTGCTGCCTCAACAAG TTGTCCAGTAAGGAGGCCGTGAGGAAAGTTCTTGCAGGAGAGAGGTTGGACGTGAGGGCCAGGGAGAGTACGCTCAAATCCCAAGACAAGGACGTTGCCGAGGGGCGCCAAGAGAAGACGACGACGGAGCGGAGCGAGAGCAGGGTCGAGGAGGAGCCGGAGCCGCACGGAGAACCTGAGAGACAGCGGCGAGACGGTGAGAGGGAACAGCGCGACGCCAAGGAGCACAGGCGGCGGGAACAGGAGCTTGCCAAAGATGGCGAGCAGGAAGACAAGAGTCGCCATCAAGACAATGCGCAAAGCAACGAAAAAGACAAAGGTCAAGGCAACAAGACAAGCgagaaagaaaaagtcaaagaGAGCGAGCGACACAAGGCGGCGTCACGCACGGAGAGTCCGACCAGAACAAGTTCTGCCAAAGGgcaaagaaggaaaaacaaGTTTGGAG ACGAATCGGACGGGGAAGGTGGCG AAGCCACCATCCAGCGCAAAGACGCCGAGCACGGTCCGACTCCTCCCAACAATCAAAGCGGCGATGTTGCAGGCTCCTCACTTTCGCCTGACGTGGCCTCCAG caacagcCGAGCGGCGCCGCGGCCCGGCAGCGCTCGGCCGGCTCCTCCTCGAGTCAAGACACAGGAGAGCTTGGTCGAAGGGCTTCCACCTGAGAG GCTCTCCAGCGCCAAGTCGTCAGTCATCGGAGAAGGGAAGAAGTTGtctgatgatgaggatgaggaagatGAGCAGTTTCTGGTCGCGGAGGCGGCCCCTGAATCTGTAGATGCTCCAGAGAAG gaCTGTGCACAAGACCTCAGCAGTGAAGCAAACCATG GGGGACTGGTGAAGAAGATCCTCGAAACCAAAAAAGACTACGAACCGTCGGCGTCCTCCAATAAATCCAAAGAG AAGCTGATGTCCGAGGAAGCCCGCCGGAAAGAGGAGGACCTGGTGACGCGGGAGGTGGAACGTCTACGCGCTTCCATCCAGTCGGTGTGTCAGAGCGCGCTGCCGCTGGGCAAGATCATGGACTACGTTCAGGAGGACATGGACGCCATGCAAGCCGAGCTGCAAAGCTGGCGCAAGGAGAACAAGGAGCACGCGCAGGCTCTGCTGCAGCAGAACAA AGTGACGGAGCAGGCGGTGGAACCTCTCAAGGCCGAACTGGGCGAGCTGGACCAGCAGATGAAAGATTACCAGGACATGATTTGTGCTGTCAGgtccaacattctgaccaacgAGGAGAATATCCAAAAGAAATTGGCGGCCATTATCTCTTCCCGATCCTGA